The Gemella haemolysans genome includes a region encoding these proteins:
- a CDS encoding tyrosine-type recombinase/integrase has translation MSETVLNNFNEYLINRKEFSTNTINSYDRDLKKIFLYLAERGYSTDDYSWLNEEFISRYIDYLREKEYSSATLSRTISTVHIFVEYLWMEKIIPNRINIDVHIDKEEHQDLVIFTRQEISKILDVKTHNLIGYRDKAIFELSYSIGIKPTECINLELKDVNTTIGFLKYRKKEGYRTVALNRESVEAIENYITELKKEYPDIKDDSKLFLNHDGEGISRQGFWKIFKKRQQDLGLTKELNTMNFRNSLAIHLLEDKVPAEEVQELLGLKNIHSLKLYFSSLEGNKSKRTMTNHPRKTINKG, from the coding sequence ATGAGTGAAACAGTATTAAACAATTTTAATGAATATCTAATAAATAGAAAAGAGTTTTCAACTAACACTATTAATTCGTACGATAGAGATTTGAAAAAAATCTTTTTATATTTAGCTGAAAGAGGATATTCAACAGATGATTATTCATGGCTTAATGAGGAATTCATTTCTAGATATATTGATTACTTAAGAGAAAAAGAGTATTCATCAGCGACATTATCAAGAACGATTTCTACTGTTCATATTTTTGTAGAATATTTATGGATGGAAAAAATTATTCCTAATAGAATAAATATCGATGTACATATTGATAAAGAAGAGCACCAAGATTTGGTAATTTTTACAAGACAAGAAATTTCAAAAATTTTAGATGTGAAAACACATAATCTTATTGGTTATAGAGATAAAGCGATATTTGAATTATCTTATTCTATAGGTATAAAACCTACAGAATGTATTAACCTTGAACTTAAAGATGTAAATACTACTATTGGATTTTTAAAATATAGAAAGAAAGAAGGATATAGAACTGTCGCTTTGAATAGAGAATCAGTTGAAGCGATTGAAAATTATATTACTGAGTTAAAAAAGGAATATCCTGATATTAAGGACGATAGTAAGTTATTCTTAAATCATGATGGTGAAGGTATAAGTCGCCAAGGTTTCTGGAAAATATTTAAAAAACGTCAACAGGATTTAGGTTTGACGAAAGAATTAAATACTATGAATTTTAGAAATTCTTTAGCGATCCATTTACTTGAGGATAAAGTTCCAGCTGAAGAAGTTCAAGAACTACTTGGGCTAAAAAATATTCATAGCTTAAAATTGTATTTCTCAAGTTTAGAGGGGAATAAATCTAAAAGAACAATGACTAATCATCCAAGAAAAACAATTAATAAAGGATAA